Proteins co-encoded in one Athene noctua chromosome 34, bAthNoc1.hap1.1, whole genome shotgun sequence genomic window:
- the LOC141972667 gene encoding class II histocompatibility antigen, B-L beta chain-like produces the protein MDAGRVPGAGAVLVALVVLGAHAAGGQEPSGVFLEMFEAECQYLNGTERVRYVNRYIYNREQYTHFDSDVGLYVADTPLGEPQAKYYNSQPEILEQKRAAVDTFCRHNYQVFTPFVTERKVPPQVEIYPVQSSSLPQTDRLVCAVMDFYPAEIEVKWFQNGREETERVVSTDVIPNGDWTYQVLVMLETSPRRGDTYTCQVEHVSLQQPVGQRWELQSDGARSKMLTGVGGFVLGLIFLALGLGLYVRKKGAPFPGLQGS, from the exons ATGGACGCTGGTCGTGTCCCGGGAGCTGGGGCCGTGCTGGTGGcactggtggtgctgggagcCCACGCGGCTGGTGGCCAGGAGCCCTCGG GGGTTTTCCTGGAGATGTTCGAGGCCGAGTGTCAGTACCTCAACGGCACCGAGCGGGTGAGGTATGTGAATCGGTACATCTACAACCGGGAGCAGTACACGCACTTCGACAGCGACGTGGGGCTCTATGTGGCCGACACCCccctgggtgagccccaagccaaGTACTACAACAGCCAGCCGGAGATACTGGAGCAGAAACGGGCTGCAGTGGACACGTTCTGCCGGCACAACTACCAGGTTTTTACCCCCTTCGTCACGGAAAGGAAAG TGCCGCCCCAGGTGGAAATCTACCCCGTGCAGTCGAGCTCCCTGCCCCAGACCGACAGGCTGGTTTGTGCCGTGATGGATTTCTACCCGGCGGAGATCGAGGTGAAGTGGTTCCAGAACGGGCGGGAGGAGACGGAGCGCGTGGTGTCCACGGACGTGATCCCCAACGGAGACTGGACCTACCAGGTGCTGGTGATGCTGGAAACCAGCCCGCGGCGCGGGGACACCTACACGTGCCAGGTGGAGCACGTCAGCCTGCAGCAGCCCGTCGGGCAGCGCTGGG AGCTGCAGTCGGACGGCGCCCGCAGCAAGATGCTGACGGGGGTGGGGGGCTTCGTGCTGGGGCTCATCTTCCTGGCGCTGGGGCTCGGCCTCTACGTGCGCAAGAAG GGTGCTCCATTCCCCGGGCTGCAG ggCTCCTGA
- the LOC141972666 gene encoding HLA class II histocompatibility antigen, DR alpha chain-like isoform X1, which produces MAGGRGVPLALLAVLTLPGAGALRVGNVLIQAAYYQRDERLQQEGGEFLFDFDGDEIFHVDLQKTETVWRLPEFGTFASFEAQGALQNMAVLKQNLEIMTKNSNHSRANIAPPDMTVFSEDPVELGDPNVLTCYVDNFWPPVLSITWLKNGQQVTEGVLETVFYWGPDSTFRKFSYLPFIPSRGDQYDCRVGHEGLPTPLMRHWEPQVPLPASESTETLVCALGLAVGIVGIIAGTVLIIKRQELPAHGPRGKGRGLGGGRTARGWRRSGSRSWKEPGGAQGHGT; this is translated from the exons ATGGCCGGGGGACGGGGCGTCCCGCTGGCGCTGCTGGCAGTGCTGACCCTGCCGGGCGCGGGGGCCCTCAGAG TGGGGAACGTGTTGATCCAGGCTGCCTACTACCAGCGGGACGagcggctgcagcaggagggcGGCGAGTTCCTCTTCGATTTCGACGGCGACGAGATCTTCCACGTGGACCTGCAGAAGACGGAGACCGTCTGGCGCCTGCCCGAGTTCGGGACCTTCGCCAGCTTCGAGGCGCAGGGAGCTCTGCAGAACATGGCTGTGCTAAAACAGAACCTGGAGATCATGACCAAAAATTCCAACCACTCGCGGGCAAACATCG ccccccccgacATGACGGTGTTCTCTGAGGATCCCGTCGAGCTGGGGGACCCCAACGTCCTGACCTGCTACGTGGACAACTTCTGGCCCCCCGTGCTCTCCATCACGTGGCTGAAGAACGGGCAGCAGGTGACCGAGGGCGTCCTGGAGACCGTTTTCTACTGGGGGCCGGACAGCACCTTCCGCAAGTTCTCCTACCTGCCCTTCATCCCCAGCCGCGGGGACCAATACGACTGTCGCGTGGGGCACGAGGggctgcccacccccctcatGAGGCACTGGG AGCCCCAAGTGCCCCTCCCCGCCTCCGAGAGCACCGAGACCCTGGTGTGCGCCCTGGGCCTGGCCGTGGGCATCGTCGGCATCATCGCGGGCACCGTCCTCATCATCAAG CGGCAAGAGCTGCCGGCACACGGCCCGAGGGGCAAAGGGAGAGGCCTGGGAGGAGGAAGAACCGCCCGGGGTTGGAGAAGGTCAGGGTCAAGGTCATGGAAGGAACCAGGAGGTGCCCAAGgtcatgggacctga
- the LOC141972689 gene encoding class II histocompatibility antigen, B-L beta chain-like yields the protein MDTGRVPGAGAVLAALVVLGAHAAGGQEPSGVFLEMGEHECQYLNGTERVRYVNRYIHNREQFAHFDSDVGLYVGDTPMGEPQAKYWNSQPEILEDRRASLDTFCRHNYQVFTPFVTERKVPPKVRVAPVQSSSLPQIDRLACYVTGFYPAEIEVKWFQNGREETERVVSTDVIPNGDWTYQVLVMLETSPRRGDTYTCQVEHVSLQQPVGQRWELQSDSARSKMLTGVGGFVLGLIFLALGLGLYVRKKGAPLPGLQGS from the exons ATGGACACTGGTCGTGTCCCGGGAGCTGGGGCCGTGCTGGCGGcactggtggtgctgggagcCCACGCGGCTGGTGGCCAGGAGCCCTCGG GGGTTTTCCTGGAGATGGGTGAGCATGAGTGTCAGTACCTCAACGGCACCGAGCGGGTGAGGTATGTGAATCGGTACATCCACAACCGGGAGCAGTTTGCGCACTTCGACAGCGACGTGGGGCTCTATGTGGGCGACACCCCCatgggtgagccccaagccaaGTACTGGAACAGCCAGCCGGAGATACTGGAGGACAGACGGGCTTCGTTGGACACGTTCTGCCGGCACAACTACCAGGTTTTTACCCCCTTCGTCACGGAGAGGAAAG TGCCGCCCAAGGTGAGGGTCGCCCCCGTGCAGTCGAGCTCCCTGCCCCAGATCGACAGGCTGGCTTGCTACGTGACGGGCTTTTACCCGGCGGAGATCGAGGTGAAGTGGTTCCAGAACGGGCGGGAGGAGACGGAGCGCGTGGTGTCCACGGACGTGATCCCCAACGGAGACTGGACCTACCAGGTGCTGGTGATGCTGGAAACCAGCCCGCGGCGCGGGGACACCTACACGTGCCAGGTGGAGCACGTCAGCCTGCAGCAGCCCGTCGGGCAGCGCTGGG AGCTGCAGTCGGACAGCGCCCGCAGCAAGATGCTGACGGGGGTGGGGGGCTTCGTGCTGGGGCTCATCTTCCTGGCGCTGGGGCTCGGCCTCTACGTGCGCAAGAAG GGTGCCCCGTTGCCCGGGCTGCAG ggCTCCTGA
- the LOC141972684 gene encoding uncharacterized protein LOC141972684 yields the protein METPEATGATVPLEVSPKLLEPLVTVVATLGELGATPGDVPLPKPPGSLRAGLVALILKICRAMEHRQGEATYLRRALATAGDNWATAGDNWATVATITHKWQESVASVEAAWATIAEDATCLRDACGAVATTGATTGVSKGNLAEAVARENSACRDVLEAARALPTASEWATVAEAVAAHKTRVAEASAGLQAATKATEATVVTMLDAMVARDRGRLVAVAHEPLGRLVAACHGATLFYRHLRRHLEDIETTRHGGPEAPGVAQGGPGGPKDLLAAVAVAEVLWDASARLASVYLLGTLQKVRGLLVTPNATGATTVAQRCREATAALPGLLSQGPR from the exons ATGGAGACGCCTGAGGCCACCGGGGCCACCGTCCCCCTCGAG gtgtccccaaaGCTGCTGGAGCCATTGGTGACCGTGGTGGCCACCCTGGGCGAGCTGGGGGCCACCCCGGGGGACGTCCCCCTGCCCAAGCCCCCGGGCTCGCTGCGGGCTGGGCTGGTCGCCCTCATTCTCAAGATCTGCCGGGCCATGGAGCACCGCCAGGGAGAGGCCACCTACCTCCGTCGTGCGCTGGCCACCGCAGGGGACAACTGGGCCACTGCGGGGGACAACTGGGCCACCGTGGCCACCATCACCCATAAGTGGCAGGAGTCGGTGGCATCGGTAGAGGCCGCCTGGGCCACGATAGCGGAGGACGCCACGTGCTTGCGGGATGCCTGTGGGGCCGTGGCTACCACGGGGGCTACCACTGGGGTCAGCAAGGGCAACCTGGCGGAGGCGGTGGCCCGTGAGAACAGCGCGTGTCGGGACGTGCTGGAGGCCGCCCGGGCCCTGCCGACGGCCTCGGAGTGGGCCACGGTGGCTGAGGCAGTGGCAGCCCACAAGACACGAGTGGCTGAGGCCAGCGCGGGGCTGCAGGCGGCCACCAAGGCCACCGAGGCGACCGTGGTGACAATGTTGGATGCGATGGTGGCCAGGGACCGGGGACGGCTGGTGGCGGTGGCCCACGAGCCCCTGGGACGCTTGGTGGCCGCCTGCCATGGGGCCACCCTCTTCTACCGTCACCTGCGGCGTCACCTCGAGGACATCGAGACCACCAGACACGGTGGCCCCGAGGCTCCTGGGGTGGCCCAGGGGGGTCCTGGTGGCCCCAAGGACCTGCTGGCAGCGGTGGCAGTGGCTGAGGTGCTGTGGGACGCGAGTGCCCGCCTGGCCAGTGTCTACCTCCTGGGGACACTGCAGAAGGTCCGGGGGCTGTTGGTCACCCCCAATGCCACCGGGGCCACCACTGTGGCCCAGCGCTGCCGGGAGGCCACTGCCGCCCTCCCGGGGCTACTGTCACAGGGACCGCGGTAG
- the LOC141972686 gene encoding uncharacterized protein LOC141972686 has translation MAAAAPVIPPPGVDAEGVYGALGTLAAARAAELERELRQTRRRRRVLRVARDIAIVLMLLCTPLLSLDVVREALGVTQESEFVTALATVIITCQAALYGTETAQRHLATALSDQRQQADHYRHRARAIAAVTKATAETTTTFSDTLGTLEEVTRQLRTLVDAVTQDLELDQGFPASAQALGDIVVALATEMGDKEGMQRLARAREALPGDK, from the exons atggcggcggcggcgccggtgATACCACCGCCGGGGGTCGATGCCGAAGGTGTTTACGGCGCACTGGGAACACtggccgccgcccgcgctgccgaACTGGAGCGGGAACTGCGTCAGACCCGCCGGCGCCGACGGGTGCTGCGCGTGGCCCGAGACATCGCCATAGTGCTGATGCTTCTCTGCACCCCCCTGC TGTCCCTGGACGTGGTGCGGGAGGCGCTGGGGGTGACCCAGGAGAGTGAATTTGTCACCGCCCTGGCCACCGTCATCATCACGTGCCAGGCGGCCCTGTACGGCACGGAGACAGCCCAGCGTCACCTGGCCACCGCCCTCAGCGACCAACGTCAGCAAGCCGACCACTACCGCCACCGGGCCAGGGCCATCGCCGCTGTCACCAAGGCCACCGCCGAGACCACCACCACCTTCAGTGACACCCTGGGGACGCTGGAGGAGGTGACCCGTCAGCTGAGGACCTTGGTGGACGCTGTCACCCAGGACCTGGAGTTGGACCAAGGCTTCCCCGCCAGCGCCCAGGCCCTTGGGGACATCGTGGTGGCCTTGGCGACAGAGatgggggacaaggaggggatgCAGAGGTTGGCCCGGGCACGCGAGGCTCTGCCAGGGGACAAGTag
- the LOC141972668 gene encoding class II histocompatibility antigen, B-L beta chain-like, translating into MDTGRVPGAGAVLAALVVLGAHAAGGQEPSGVFLEVGEHECQYLNGTERVRYVNRYIHNREQFAHFDSDVGLFVGDTPLGEPQAEYWNSLPENLEQKRAEVDRLCRHNYQVFTPFITERKVPPQVEIYLVQSSSLPQTDRLVCAVMDFYPAEIEVKWFQNGREETERVVSTDVIPNGDWTYQVLVMLETSPRRGNTYTCQVEHVSLQQPVGQRWELQSDGARSKMLTGVGGFVLGLIFLALGLGLYVRKKGAPLPGLQGS; encoded by the exons ATGGACACTGGTCGTGTCCCGGGAGCTGGGGCCGTGCTGGCGGcactggtggtgctgggagcCCACGCGGCTGGTGGCCAGGAGCCCTCGG GGGTTTTCCTGGAGGTGGGTGAGCATGAGTGTCAGTACCTCAACGGCACCGAGCGGGTGAGGTATGTGAATCGGTACATCCACAACCGGGAGCAGTTTGCGCACTTCGACAGCGACGTGGGGCTCTTTGTGGGCGACACCCccctgggtgagccccaagccgaGTACTGGAACAGCCTGCCAGAGAATTTGGAGCAGAAACGGGCTGAGGTGGACAGGCTTTGCCGGCACAACTACCAGGTTTTTACCCCCTTCATCACGGAGAGGAAAG TGCCGCCCCAGGTGGAAATCTACCTCGTGCAGTCGAGCTCCCTGCCCCAGACCGACAGGCTGGTTTGTGCCGTGATGGATTTCTACCCGGCGGAGATCGAGGTGAAGTGGTTCCAGAACGGGCGGGAGGAGACGGAGCGCGTGGTGTCCACGGACGTGATCCCCAACGGAGACTGGACCTACCAGGTGCTGGTGATGCTGGAAACCAGCCCGCGGCGCGGGAACACCTACACGTGCCAGGTGGAGCACGTCAGCCTGCAGCAGCCCGTCGGGCAGCGCTGGG AGCTGCAGTCGGACGGCGCCCGCAGCAAGATGCTGACGGGGGTGGGGGGCTTCGTGCTGGGGCTCATCTTCCTGGCGCTGGGGCTCGGCCTCTACGTGCGCAAGAAG GGTGCTCCGTTGCCCGGGCTGCAG ggCTCCTGA
- the LOC141972666 gene encoding HLA class II histocompatibility antigen, DR alpha chain-like isoform X2 has product MAGGRGVPLALLAVLTLPGAGALRVGNVLIQAAYYQRDERLQQEGGEFLFDFDGDEIFHVDLQKTETVWRLPEFGTFASFEAQGALQNMAVLKQNLEIMTKNSNHSRANIAPPDMTVFSEDPVELGDPNVLTCYVDNFWPPVLSITWLKNGQQVTEGVLETVFYWGPDSTFRKFSYLPFIPSRGDQYDCRVGHEGLPTPLMRHWEPQVPLPASESTETLVCALGLAVGIVGIIAGTVLIIKVMKMNSARNQRGIL; this is encoded by the exons ATGGCCGGGGGACGGGGCGTCCCGCTGGCGCTGCTGGCAGTGCTGACCCTGCCGGGCGCGGGGGCCCTCAGAG TGGGGAACGTGTTGATCCAGGCTGCCTACTACCAGCGGGACGagcggctgcagcaggagggcGGCGAGTTCCTCTTCGATTTCGACGGCGACGAGATCTTCCACGTGGACCTGCAGAAGACGGAGACCGTCTGGCGCCTGCCCGAGTTCGGGACCTTCGCCAGCTTCGAGGCGCAGGGAGCTCTGCAGAACATGGCTGTGCTAAAACAGAACCTGGAGATCATGACCAAAAATTCCAACCACTCGCGGGCAAACATCG ccccccccgacATGACGGTGTTCTCTGAGGATCCCGTCGAGCTGGGGGACCCCAACGTCCTGACCTGCTACGTGGACAACTTCTGGCCCCCCGTGCTCTCCATCACGTGGCTGAAGAACGGGCAGCAGGTGACCGAGGGCGTCCTGGAGACCGTTTTCTACTGGGGGCCGGACAGCACCTTCCGCAAGTTCTCCTACCTGCCCTTCATCCCCAGCCGCGGGGACCAATACGACTGTCGCGTGGGGCACGAGGggctgcccacccccctcatGAGGCACTGGG AGCCCCAAGTGCCCCTCCCCGCCTCCGAGAGCACCGAGACCCTGGTGTGCGCCCTGGGCCTGGCCGTGGGCATCGTCGGCATCATCGCGGGCACCGTCCTCATCATCAAGGTGATGAAGATGAACAGTGCCCGCAACCAGCGGGGCATCTTGTGA
- the MDC1 gene encoding mediator of DNA damage checkpoint protein 1, protein MNRRCHQGLSTVGGTAPRMPGSSLGWRPEPGAPLASDSEDDELPWRPALRGAASPRVVPESDPEEPDVHPDVQRPRKRCHAPTWGHLPDVAKPCPDPNVGGPKKRRFGPQAAPDPDVGKKPATPSVQPPNHPPNPGKVAGPDADPDAEHLEGTNTRLDVKRGTAVEVLPKSAFFHSSSCDQAALEISSDTDVEEKGSNPDVGGTKNGCQMLVVDSDTDVEEAEFCPDVERTKIQQMAQNVTKTSGVELEPRNPDVGGPKNGCRTLLGDSDTDVEMESSNSAVEGAQSQMLTVDSDTDVEEDRAYPDVGRSQTHQTTQNVPKSHNIEMETPRADVGGSQKGHRLLVEDSDTDVEEDEANPDVGCSKTHQRTPNIPKSQIITMETQSADVESSQKARDTLVVDSDTDVEENASNPDVVCPKSPGRTPRDPDVKVETINRDVEGRQILLVESDTDVEDDTSSPDVCTLKSHQATQNVPRNPHLETESLNPHVVRPQNNRYTLVVDSDTDVEENEVDPDVERPKSHRTAHRNPDVKIKTSNPDVEEAQNEHQNLEVDSDTDVEENNLSQGVLHLKSHKTPQNTRKDPTVVMETPNPDVGGFSHSSVASSGDRDTDVEDLNPLPDAGAPEPHAAAREVPDPVAKMATAPDVDPKGQTRTNDDPDVKASFPNPDVDTLKAQCPVPNADNDTIAGRNGVVPDVGVVQGCQGTSGDPDVTATPPNPDVPLPMSPQDSSDADVEEVAPTPAVRGLRSRIRFQNHPHPDVASPTPDNDTDADPKRCKLSPKRQDFPPEAERDTDAEKLFPTHPGVAPNPDVEPSPPDVGPQRHSGETPAGGRDPAVPPDVFTPKSPRLDPNRSVGAGGGAGTAGTTGAAVTESDTEDPDLFLEPTQSFLPPVAEGAASSWDPEEPTQRFCPPEEEEEEEQEEQPPPTPPKDSLDIGVPPTVTLAQEGTESRAATGGEMSVRGEPPPNPGTPFPPKVGEGPRRSQRLARSRGGGASGGGASGEGGASRARGGAPSVPAPVRRSPRLQARPPPPSELPVTRGQGQAEPRPPAKPRPRRASPAPSPMQVEEQEKEPPEVTGPQLRPRGVPGSAPPKVLFTGVVASPGMEVALKTLGGSMATSIFDCTHLVTDRVRRTVKFLCAVARGVPIVTPEWLHKSASSGRVLGAGPFLVRDRQQEQHFGFSLAQALRCARRHPLLQGYEVHVTPNVRPEPEQMRDIVTCSGGTFLPTMPDTYGPRRLVISCEADAGCWAPALGARLPLTSAELLLTGLLRQRLQVQSFLLPPPSSHGTPPNLPTAPTAQSGIPHPLPEGSGEAQTRGRNRGPPRDPPGTRRRPAAPPTRQ, encoded by the exons ATGAACCGAAGATGTCACCAAGGCCTCAGCACCGTGGGGGGCACAG CCCCCCGGATGCCTGGATCATCTTTAGGGTGGAGGCCGGAGCCGGGGGCCCCCCTCGCCAGCGATTCGGAGGACGACGAGCTGCCCTGGC GCCCTGCCCTCAGAGGTGCTGCCTCACCCCGAGTCGTGCCGGAGAG TGATCCGGAGGAGCCAGATGTGCACCCAGATGTTCAGAGGCCTCGAAAACGCTGCCATGCCCCTACGTGGGGCCACCTCCCAGATGTGGCCAAACCCTGCCCAGATCCAAACGTCGGAGGACCCAAAAAGCGCCGTTTTGGCCCCCAAGCTGCCCCAGATCCAGATGTGGGGAAAAAACCAGCTACTCCAAGTGTTCAGCCCCCAAATCACCCTCCGAACCCCGGAAAGGTGGCGGGTCCAGATGCTGATCCAGATGCAGAACATCTAGAAGGCACCAACACACGTCTCGATGTCAAAAGGGGTACAGCTGTGGAGGTGCTCCCCAAATCTGCCTTTTTTCACTCAAGTAGCTGTGACCAGGCCGCCCTGGAGATCAGCAGTGACACAGATGTGGAGGAAAAGGGCTCGAATCCAGATGTTGGAGGTACCAAAAATGGATGTCAGATGCTTGTGGTGGACAGCGACACAGATGTAGAAGAAGCTGAGTTTTGCCCCGACGTTGAGagaacaaaaatacagcaaatggCCCAAAATGTGACTAAAACCTCAGGTGTGGAGTTGGAGCCCCGGAATCCAGATGTTGGAGGTCCCAAAAATGGATGTCGGACACTTTTGGGGGACAGTGATACAGATGTGGAGATGGAGAGCTCAAACTCAGCTGTCGAAGGGGCCCAAAGTCAGATGCTCACTGTGGACAGCGATACAGATGTGGAGGAGGATAGAGCCTATCCAGATGTTGGACGCTCCCAAACCCATCAAACGACCCAAAATGTACCAAAATCCCACAATATTGAGATGGAGACTCCCCGTGCAGATGTTGGAGGTTCACAAAAGGGACATCGGCTGCTCGTAGAGGACAGCGATACAGATGTGGAGGAGGATGAAGCCAATCCAGATGTTGGATGCTCTAAAACCCACCAAAGAACCCCAAACATCCCCAAATCCCAAATTATTACAATGGAGACACAAAGTGCAGATGTTGAAAGTTCGCAAAAGGCTCGTGACACGCTCGTGGTGGACAGCGATACAGATGTGGAGGAGAATGCTTCCAATCCAGATGTTGTGTGTCCAAAAAGCCCTGGAAGAACCCCCAGAGACCCAGATGTGAAGGTCGAGACCATAAATCGCGATGTTGAAGGGCGACAGATTCTCCTGGTGGAGAGCGATACAGATGTGGAAGATGACACTTCCAGTCCAGATGTTTGTACTCTAAAAAGCCATCAAGCAACCCAAAATGTACCGAGAAACCCACATCTGGAGACGGAGAGCCTGAATCCACATGTTGTAAGACCACAAAACAACCGTTACACGCTTGTGGTGGACAGTGATACAGATGTGGAGGAGAATGAGGTGGATCCAGATGTTGAGCGACCAAAATCCCATAGAACTGCCCACCGAAACCCAGATGTGAAGATTAAAACCTCAAATCCAGATGTTGAAGAAGCCCAGAATGAACATCAGAATCTGGAGGTGGACAGTGACACCGATGTGGAAGAAAACAACCTGAGTCAAGGCGTTCTTCACCtaaaaagccacaaaacaccccaaaacacccggAAAGACCCAACGGTGGTGATGGAGACCCCGAATCCAGATGTTGGGGGCTTCAGCCACAGCTCAGTGGCCTCCAGTGGTGACAGAGATACAGATGTGGAGGACCTCAACCCCCTTCCCGACGCTGGAGCTCCGGAACCGCACGCAGCAGCCCGTGAGGTCCCAGATCCAGTTGCCAAGATGGCCACTGCACCAGATGTTGACCCCAAGGGGCAGACAAGGACCAATGACGATCCAGATGTGAAGGCCTCATTCCCAAATCCAGATGTTGACACCCTCAAGGCCCAGTGCCCAGTTCCGAATGCAGACAACGATACGATCGCTGGGCGCAACGGTGTCGTTCCAGATGTTGGGGTGGTGCAGGGATGTCAAGGCACCTCTGGTGACCCAGATGTGACGGCGACGCCCCCAAATCCAGATGTTCCCCTTCCCATGAGCCCCCAGGATAGCAGCGACGCCGATGTGGAGGAGGTGGCCCCCACTCCAGCTGTTCGGGGCCTCCGGAGCCGAATCCGATTCCAAAATCACCCCCATCCAGATGTTGCATCTCCCACCCCAGACAACGATACCGATGCGGACCCAAAACGCTGCAAATTGTCCCCAAAAAGGCAGGATTTCCCTCCCGAAGCTGAGCGCGACACGGATGCGGAAAAGTTGTTCCCAACCCATCCCGGCGTAGCCCCAAATCCAGATGTGGAGCCCTCGCCTCCAGATGTTGGGCCCCAGCGCCACAGTGGGGAGACCCCGGCCGGGGGCAGGGATCCAGCTGTGCCGCCAGATGTTTTCACCCCTAAATCCCCCCGTTTGGACCCAAATCGGAGCGTCGGCGCGGGTGGTGGAGCCGGGACCGCTGGGACCACGGGTGCAGCGGTGACAGAGAGTGACACCGAGG ACCCCGACCTCTTTTTGGAGCCCACCCAGAGCTTCTTGCCACCAGTAGCTGAGG GCGCAGCCTCAAGTTGGGACCCCGAGGAGCCCACCCAGCGCTTTTgcccccctgaggaggaagaggaggaagagcaggaggaacagccccccccaaccccccccaaggACTCACTGGATATTGGGGTCCCCCCAACGGTGACACTGGCCCAGGAGGGgacagagagcagagcagccaccGGCGGGGAGATGAGTGTGAGGGGAGAACCGCCCCCCAACCCTGGGACCCCCTTTCCCCCCAAGGTAGGGGAGGGGCCTCGCCGCAGCCAGCGCCTGGCCAGGAGCCGAGGGGGTGGAGCCTCAGGGGGTGGAGCCTCAGGAGAAGGTGgagccagcagggcaaggggcgGAGCTCCCTCTGTCCCCGCCCCCGTGCGGCGCAGCCCCCGCCTCCAGGCCCGTCCACCACCACCCTCGGAGCTGCCAGTCACAAGGGGGCAGGGTCAAGCAGAGCCCCGCCCCCCGGCTAAACCACGCCCCCGTCGAGCAAGTCCTGCCCCATCACCGATGCAAGTGGAG GAGCAAGAGAAGGAGCCGCCAGAGGTCACCGGGCCCCAGCTCCGCCCCCGGGGGGTCCCTGGCTCCGCCCCCCCCAAG GTGCTGTTCACGGGGGTGGTGGCCTCCCCGGGGATGGAGGTGGCCCTGAAGACACTGGGGGGGTCCATGGCCACCTCCATCTTCGACTGCACCCACCTGGTGACAGACCGCGTCCGACGCACCGTCAAGTTCCTCTGCGCGGTGGCCCGTGGTGTCCCCATCGTCACCCCTGAGTGGCTCCACAAG AGCGCCAGCAGCGGCCGTGTCCTGGGGGCGGGTCCCTTCCTGGTGCGGGACAGGCAACAGGAGCAACACTTCGGCTTCAGCCTGGCCCAGGCCCTGCGCTGCGCCCGCCGCCACCCCCTGCTCCAG ggcTACGAGGTCCATGTCACCCCCAACGTCCGCCCTGAGCCCGAGCAGATGAGGGACATTGTCACCTGCAGCGGTGGCACCTTCCTGCCCACGATGCCCGACACTTACGGG ccGCGGCGCCTGGTGATCTCGTGCGAGGCGGACGCGGGGTGCTGGGCCCCGGCGCTGGGGGCCCGTTTGCCCTTGACCTCGGCCGAGCTGCTGCTGACGGGGCTCCTGCGCCAGCGCCTCCAGGTCCagtccttcctcctgcccccccccagttcccacgggacccccccaaatctcccGACGGCTCCTACAGCTCAATCGGGGATCCCTCATCCCCTCCCCGAAGGGTCGGGGGAGGCGCAGACACGTGGGCGGAatcggggacccccccgggatcCCCCCGGCACCCGGCGGAGGCCGGCGGCCCCCCCCACCCGCCAATAA
- the LOC141972658 gene encoding HLA class II histocompatibility antigen, DR alpha chain-like, which yields MAGGRGVPLALLAVLTLPGAGALRVGNVLIQTDFYQRDERLQQEGGEFIFDFDGDEIFHVDLQKTETVWRLPEFGTFASFEAQGALQNMAVDKQNLEIMTKNSNYSRGNIAPPEVTMFPKHRVELGDPNVLTCYVDKFWPPVLSITWLKNGQQVTEGVLETVFYRGPDSTFRKFSYLPFIPSRGDQYDCRVGHEGLPTPLMRHWEPQVPLPASESTETLVCALGLAVGIVGIIAGTVLIIKAMKMNSARSQRGIL from the exons ATGGCCGGGGGACGGGGCGTCCCGCTGGCGCTGCTGGCAGTGCTGACCCTGCCGGGCGCGGGGGCCCTCAGAG TGGGGAACGTGTTGATCCAGACTGACTTCTACCAGCGGGACGagcggctgcagcaggagggcGGCGAGTTCATCTTCGATTTCGACGGCGACGAGATCTTCCACGTGGACCTGCAGAAGACGGAGACCGTCTGGCGCCTGCCCGAGTTCGGGACCTTCGCCAGCTTCGAGGCGCAGGGAGCTCTGCAGAACATGGCTGTGGACAAACAGAACCTGGAGATCATGACCAAAAATTCCAACTACTCACGAGGAAACATCG CCCCCCCCGAGGTGACGATGTTCCCCAAGCACCGAGTGGAGCTGGGGGACCCCAACGTCCTGACCTGCTACGTGGACAAGTTCTGGCCCCCCGTGCTCTCCATCACGTGGCTGAAGAACGGGCAGCAGGTGACCGAGGGCGTCCTGGAGACCGTTTTCTACCGGGGGCCGGACAGCACCTTCCGCAAGTTCTCCTACCTGCCCTTCATCCCCAGCCGCGGGGACCAATACGACTGTCGCGTGGGGCACGAGGggctgcccacccccctcatGAGGCACTGGG AGCCCCAAGTGCCCCTCCCCGCCTCCGAGAGCACCGAGACCCTGGTGTGCGCCCTGGGCCTGGCCGTGGGCATCGTCGGCATCATCGCGGGCACCGTCCTCATCATCAAGGCGATGAAGATGAACAGCGCCCGCAGCCAGCGGGGCATCTTGTGA